The nucleotide window ATAAGAAAAGAGAAACTGTATCTATCTCACACAAAGTGGGAATTGAACGCACAGAGGTCCACCGGAAAGGGCTTGTACCCCagatattttaaagaaacaagAGACAAAATTGGAGTCCCCAGGGAAGGAGGCTCAAATCTGGTTTTGAAAAACAAAGTCAAGGACcacaataattgtaaaatatatatactacaggTAAATGGTAAAACAGCACAGAGTGATATTAGTGGGGAAAACCTCACCTAATTGTCACATACAGCTGTTCCAAAGAAGTGCCAAAATAATAAATGCTTTAATATATAGAAAGGAGGCACTCTGAATGGAACAATTACAGATTTGAGCCCCCTTCCCTGGAGACTCCAATTTTGTCTCTTTTGTTCCCTTAACCAAGAACACCTCGAAATGTGACTATCactaagctccacagcaataaaactcacagtaatgtacagtgtgactgtatcacagagctccacagcaataaaactcacagtaatgtacagtgtgactgtatcacagagctccacagcaataaaactcacagtaatgtacagtgtgactgtatcacagagctccacagcaataaaactcacagtaatgtacagtgtgactgtatcactgagctccacagcaataaaacttacGGTAAtgagcagtgtgtatgagtgtatcacagagctccacagcaataaaactcgcaGTAATGTACATTgtgactgtatcacagagctccacagcaataaaactcacagtaatgtacagtgtgactgtatcacagagctccacagcaataaaactcacagtaatacgCAGTGTgactgtatgacagagctccacagcaataaatctcacagtaatgtacattgttactgtatcactgagctccacagcaataaaactcacagtaatgtacagtgtgactgtatcactgagctccacagcaataaaactcacagtaatgcacagtgtgactgtatcacagagctccacagcaataaaactcgctGTAATGTTTTAATTGCAGCCAATGTGTGTTTTAGAAGTCTCTCTGTAAAGTGGTTTTTCTAAATGACTTTACCAAACACTTAAATATTGAGTCATGGCGTTGCTTAAATATTCTTGGCAATGTGCTGGTTCCGCTTGGTGCTCCTAAAACAAAGTATCTTGCACATGCTGGGGATAGAATATTCCACATTTCTTTACAGCTGAACTTTGCTATCTGATGTCACTGATTGTGCCCCTGCACCTTTCCATCCTTGCGTGATAATTAGGTTATTCcctctagattgcaagctcatggCTTTCGTGCTTGGTACGTTGCAGGGAATTGAATCCCAAGGGTCGGGTTATCTTCCCCcttctgtatcagtgtgtctaaTTACATATCCCCAGTCTGTACAATTACCAGTGTTCTCTGCATCAGTTGTAAAACGCTCTGGTAAAGAGCACTATATAAGAACTGTTAAATCAATAGTTTGGACGTTTAATACAGACATTCCTCTGTAATAAAGCCATAAATTCTACATGTCCGTGTGCGATACGGCTGGCTGAAGTTTGTGTGAGTTCTAAACCATACCAGAAACCTGTCCTTGTTTGGTCACTCCATGATCTTGGTATGttttattccaatttttttttgtatggggTTCAGCCGGTGATGCCAACATGGGGCGCACTCTGACATTCAGAATATAGAGATAAAGATTTGTCGGAATAACAACCCAGTCTGCAGAGGGGTTCGTGACTTTAGTCAAAATGCAGACTGCAACAAACATTGTTTATTCAGCTCGTTTTGTGCATCCTATCCTCGGGAAGATAACTTAAAGCGCCCTTTGGAATGAAAGCGCTTTTTTTGAAGTAGATGCTTCTGAGCTTTGACTGCTAGTTAAAGTTAATTAATTACTTGAAGTGATAAATACCACCCAGAGTACGGGAATCCTCTGTCCTACTCCTTATAACTGCCTGGCACCCTATTGCCCTAGAATGTTGCCCTTAAATGTGTCTGGTACCCCATAGCTTAGCTGGCATTGTTGGCCCAGGGTAAATTCAAACCATGTCCCAAAGAGAGCTGTgttgggggtttattcactaaatggtaaAATGTGGGCAGATTTAGCAAACTCATCAGCTTTTTATTAGCAATGCCGCCTCCAATATGTTTCATGTTTTGTGACTCAATATAGTAAATACTATTATAGCCTTTAACTCTGAATCTCAGCAGCTGACATGTGCAGATATCCGTGTATTTTGTTTGTGCGTTTAATCGTCTCCTTCCGTTTTACAGACATTAATTTTGAAACTTTCTAAGAGGGGAAAAAGTCTTAATATAACTGGAATAAAATGAATTTCTTGCTTATTAACAGAGCCTGTCAGGGTATTTGCTAAAAGTGTGAATTTTTACTAATttcaagtggatttcaaatttttaGGCCAAGATATCCActttggaaaaattatccaaattAATTAGATTTGGCGATTTTACTGTAAAATATGAAATtcctttgaattctcaacaatgcCGACTTGAGTGAATAACTGCAGGTTTTCGAAATGAACTGCAAACACTGGAATCGAGGTGACTGAGAAAAGCTAAAGTTTTTGATAAAGTAGAGTGGTTACTTTAGTGCTTTGTAGGTAGATTAGAGATAGCCACGTTGCAGAGTCAATGGCCATGTTAAACTGTCACTCCAGCAATTCACACACTCCTGTCTGTTTCTGCAAAGGGGTTTATTCAAgaaatgatgatttttttttttgtgaaaagccTAATCATTGTcatgctgtctgtctgtccgttgCCATTGATGCCATTGATCCTGGCATACAATACTAAGAGCGTAAAGCAGGAGGGTCCCCTACTTCATGTCTAGCAGGTCCTAATGGGCTAATTTGGCTCAGGAATGGTTTCCCCATCACTGCTGATCAGCCCTCCAGGCCTGTGGCATACCTCATTTCGGGGCACAGTTTGCTTACCACCACCACCTGGTATGCAGgtgccttttttttctttttctttttgacaCCCTAACACCCTATTGCCCTAGGTAATGTCTCTGATCAGGTAGATGTTGCTAAATGGTCTAAAAGTCTTTCTCTTTAATAattttcgctttttttttttttaacttctattTTTGAAACTATTTTTGGACGCTGTGAAACCTGTTTGACTCTCAGGGTGCCGCAGCCTGTACACACATCATGCCAAAGGTTGATGGAATTGAAAGTCTGACCCTTGTTGGATAAGGGTGTGGTATGATCCCTGCAATCATGTTTTATGATTAACGCACAAATAAGTCATATTCATGTTGGAACGTGAAACCACAAGCCAGTTAAATAAAATGACTTCATGCAGGTACCCAGCTAATACTGGTCCATCTTAGTAAATATTACTGTGCGTTATGGGTGAGCTGGTAAAGAGTACGATtgcaattcacttttccatgTCACATGTTGTGGATTTAGGCTGAGAATGATGGCCGTTGCACTGCTAGGTTGATTaatggaggtgggggggggggggggggaggggggcatactGCTGAAATTCCCTTTGGATTGTTGCTCTGGAAGTAAAAAGATGAGAGATGGAGGCCTACTATTTTCCAATTATACCAGAGAGGCATAATAAGGAGTGgggtttattgtataaaaaaaatgtgcaaaatttAGACACATTTTCAAGCCCTGGTATAGTCCCAGCCTTTGCAAACGTTTCCATTTTCTACAACTTGCTGTTAATAAACCCCCAATGTATCGGACAAcacatttaaatgttttatgaAAAATTTTGCACTGTCACGCCGTGAGTTCCAATTTAACATTACAACTTTCAAACTGTGAACCATGGCTTGAATAAGCCCCTATATCTGCCCCGTGAAACGTAGGACCCCCAGAGCCTTGTGTGTATTGTTACACCAGTCTATTGTACAGTCTGTTTCCATAGTATTTGGTGAAATAAACCTGCAGTCCTATAGTGTATGCTATGTGTGCCTCGCTGATGTTTCTGAATTACATTGTGACGTGGCTGTGCGTTTTGGGATATACAGTTCAGAAACCCCTTCTGTTCCAAAGTTAGCATCACAACCTCTAGCAGAATGGACATTTGCAAGCTACTTTTACTGCCCTATATTGGCTGTCCGTAtccccctgttttgtgttttgCCGGTTATTTTGTGTGGTTCTTCTTTGGCCGTTCGGGAGACTTCATAGGAACGGAatccattcgtctcccgaacaaGGACCACCCCTGTATCCAATTAGAACGTTAACACCAACCACTTCAGTGCGAAACCGTAAGGGAAACCATTAATGAGTGCTTCTCCTgcgtggccgccatttcgtataaccgaacacgtggctgGGAGAATGGCAGTCATCTTGTCTCCTGAACGAGGGACTTTTGAGATATGGGATATTTTGGGGATTTTGTGTGCTTGAGAGAATTAAATTGGAGTTTACTCAGTCAATTATCTCTTAGGCACAAGAGATATTGGGACTGAAAACCTTGCATGGGAGATGGCATaaaagctgtgtatgtgtgaataaaattgagttatacccccagagcGGAGTTTCGGCCAGTTGCTGGGGATGAAGTGGGAGATTCCTGGATTATTTTACGGTGTCTGACTGTGTTCCATTGGAGTGTTTTACTTGTTCCAGAGTATATCTTGGAGTACATGGCGGAGGAGAGCACCTGCTAGGACCAGGGCTCCGCTACACAATCCTTCTTTACAATCATTGTGgttattagatatttttttttgtgtggtttattcaaagtaattaattttttttttttttatccccaatGTAGACACAATGTCTTCTGGAAATgcaaaaattggcaaacctgCTCCAGATTTTAAAGCCAATGCAGTGATGCCAGATGGACAGTTTAAGGAGGTGAAACTCTCAGACTACAAAGGTTTGTATTTTCCTAACCTGACGCTTTCCTGCATCCAGTACACGGTCTTACTTTCTGCTTGTGCTCTCTTTTTAATGTTGGTAAAATTAGCCTTGTTGCACGTCCCAGCTAGGGATTTCTAAGAATCTCTCCTTTTCCCAGTGGAGGACAGGTTGTCTGCATTACTGGTAGTCCTCAACCCAGTATCCAAGGCACTAAAACCGTGCTGTTCTTATCAATATCGCGACTGGAACAGAGCTGTCTGAATCCTGGACTGTTCATATGCTTTGATCCCTGGCCTGGAAATTTCTGCAATTTTTGAGgaccttttcatttatttaagtAAACCATGAATGTCCATCTTTGTTATGACTGTTTTTAAGGGGCTTCCTTTATGTAAACTGTTTGCCGGCCCCAGTTTATTGAGAATTCTCTTATTAAATCTCTGACTCCTGTTTCATAAGACGTTTTGTTTGTTGGCAATACCAGTGGCTCCCTAGTCATGTACCTTATGAACTCTTACAGGAAAGTATGTGGTGTTCTTCTTCTACCCCCTGGATTTCACCTTTGTCTGCCCTACGGAAATCATTGCTTTCAGTGACCGCGTGGAGGACTTCAGGAAACTCGATTGTGAAGTTATTGCTGCCTCTGTGGACTCCCATTTCTGCCACTTGGCTTGGTAAGTCCATCTCTCTGTATGAGGGGTACTGCCAGGTAACCGGCTGGCTAGCACAGTAtatagaaaaacttttttttgtaatgttttgtgCCACAACATGCTCTTTTCTTGGCACACATTGAGGTCtgaactttatttttcatttaaaaaacgtCCAATGGATAATTTAAGGGTTACGATGAGCTCTAAAATCCCTTCCACTTGGTTGTGGTGTAAGGACCCTGTTTTTGATGCTGTACACGGCCATCACTACACAGCAGTGCTTATCTCGAAGAGGCAATGTTTCTCTGGTCAATTCTTGTAGTGATGGCGCATGCACGCTTTGTcttcaatgcttctctgtgaaaaACATGTGGTTGTATAAAGTCCTGCATCAACAAGGAGGTTCCTACTGGGCAAAAATTAGGGTGGGTCTTCATTACTGCAGAAGTCAGATCTGCAGCTAATATAGGATCAGTTTGTTTACTGCTTTTTATCTATGCATATTTTTAATGAATTATGCATAGACCGATAGCAGTAAACAAACTGATCCTATATTAGCTGCAGATCTAATTTTAaagaagatttttatttattttatttaccaaaaATGAAAAGTACATACACACATGTTTAACTGTATTCTATACATAATCGAGGCCTGTGTGTTTTCTTACAGGACCAACACCCCACGTAATgatggtggtctgggtgccctgcAAATCCCCCTCGTGTCAGATACACTACGCACGATCTCCACGGATTATGGTGTTCTCAAGGAAGATGAAGGCATTTCCTATCGGTAACCATTATCTTCCTGTTTCAGTTTGTTGGTTTTGAGTCATTTCTAGAAACTGCTAATATTAAAGATGCAGTAGAGGAAAGGTTTTTCGCAAGGTGTCAGGTCTTTTAGCAAAAAACACCAACCCTTTTTAAATTCGAAAGTCCATAAAGATACAGGTTCTTCAGAAATCAGAAGAGCCAGTTTCCACAAAAGTAAATCGGAATAATAGTTTAGGACACAGTAAAATCtcaacattttataaaacaaaactgAATATGGGTAAGCAAACAAATGTTTCCCCATCATTAATCTCTTTATAAAATGATATCCAATAATTTGTAATCTAACTTCACCCCTTGTTCCCTAAAActagcagtaaaaaaaaaggaaaggaaagctAAAATAAAGATGGCAATCTCAATGTAACAATTGCTACCTTGAAAATCATTTAAAGTGATAGAGGAAAGATTGTATTTTACTCTTAAATGAACACTTTCTTTAACGCCATTTAAGTTCTATTGGGTTAGGCCTATCTGGATGCCTTCCTATTTTCAATGGTTAAACTGTTTTGCATAAGTTTAACAGCCAAAGAGACTCTCAGCTTGTCTCTTTCTGCCCAGCTAAACCTACTTCATACTAAACAGAGAGAGGATCCAGGAGGCCTCTGTCTCAGCTGCTGGAGCCCCAAGTTCAGGCTTAAACTGTTGCAAAATGGTTTAACTCCTGAATGTCGGAAGACACTCAGACTCCTgccttcttaaaggaccactctaggcacccagaccacttcagcttaatgaagtggtctgggtgcctggtccctctaggattaacccttattttttttttttttataaacattgcagtttcagagacactgctatgtttatactgagggttaatccagcctctagtggctgtctcattgacagccgctagaggcgcttgcgtgcttctcactgtgaaaatcagtgagaagactccagcgtccataggaaagcattgtaaatgctttcctatgcgaccggctgaatgcgcacgcccttttattccagaagtttggtccttaaggggttaaaagattttATCTGCTGTagttaacagagcaagagataagagattctatattaaacataatgtgcaataaaggaagataAAACATTagttctctctttacaggaagtgtttagaaaggttgTGTAAGTAATAGCcaagggaggtatgactagggcagtataaacaaaatgatttaactcctaaatggcaaagaattcagCAGAGACTGTAGAGgcaggatctatacaccaaaactgcttcattaagctaaagttgttttgctgactctagtgtccctttaagttactaaGGGGgtagaagtgttcctttaatttaaaagtACTACCTAGTCTATTGAACTATCTGCGTTGGGAGCGGTGTTGCAGACAGGTCTGCTTTAAATAGTCTCTGAAGCCTTttattgcatttatatttttctctctcATTGTTACAGAGGTCTATTTATAATTGATAGCAACGGAATCCTGAGACAGATCACCATTAATGACCTGCCCGTTGGCCGTTCTGTGGATGAAACTCTGAGGCTTGTACAAGCATTCCAGCATACAGACAAATATGGGGAAGGTGGGTTTTGTGTTCTGACAAATTATGAAAATTGTCTTCAAAGTCAATCTATCAGGAAATGGTGGGTGGATGAAAACCATACGAAAGTTAGTATCTGTATGTGTCGGGTGTAAAGCTGGTAAGGGGAAGGCTGGCATGCCCACAACGCAAACTGCATCACTGCTGACCTATGTGGCTGTAAAGATAACGTATTGTGCTGATACTCTTACACACATACTGGGTAGAGGGCTGAGCAAGGTGGCCAGCGAGAGCTGTCCGTACACGGAGCACTGCTGAATCACAAGTATCTTAAAGAAATGCCTCATTTAACCTCTTCACTACGAATTGCAAACTAGGTCAGAAATGTTGGTATAAAAAGgaaaactcatttttttttcttttttctcttgcaCAAAGGGGTGTGACAAAAGGTTTAATACTATGcttgtatgtatttttaaggaCCCTGATGGAATGGCTAGCACCTTACTAAAAGTGGCATCAACGTGGTTCCACACAAATCTATACTTTTCTAACATAAAGGTCTTTAAACAGGCCTATACAGTTAGGGGGAGAAGGTATTTGATCCCCttatgattttgaacgtttgcccactgacaaagaaatgatcagtctataattttaaattGAGATAATTAAcaaggtcttgtagcccattccagccttgtgtaggtctacaatcttgtccctgacattcttggacagctctttggtcttggccatggtggagagtttaaaatctgattgattgcttctggggACAGGGGTCTTTTAttcaggtaatgagctgagattaggagcacttccTTTAGCCCgtcacctgtataaaagacacctgggagctaaAAATCTTGCTgataagggatcaaatacttattacaCTCATTTTATAACTTTTGTGACATGCGTTTtcctggatttttatttttattttgtctcactgttaaaataaatctgtcattaaaattatagactgataatttttttgtcagtggacaaatgttcaaaatcagcaggggatcaaatactcccccctcccccccccccccactgtagaaCTCTTTATCAGTCTCAGTAATGCTAACCGTGAGCAGGTAAACTCATTCACCCCCAACTGTAGCAGTGGTATAACCCATTGagatactttatattttaccgttTGAAGAATGTTTGCAGACATGGTGGCTGATTTATTTAGTAAAAATGTGTATACACTATTTTGGAAGTGAATGGGTTAATGGCACATGCTATCCTTTATAGGGACTTTCAACTTcggtaaattattttattaaagtgcTCTGGGGTTTCTAGGGCACCATCTCAACTAAGTCATGTAGCATAAACGATCCATATATTATGGGAAGATAAAATGGAATCCTTTAGTTTTATAGTTTCTAATCTCTCCAGAACCCCTTGATGGGATTATTTTCCTGTAATATCAGGTTTACAGCTTGTGTTGAGATTAAAGTGGATAAAATTTCATCTATATATTGTGCTCGTAGAATTtctaacaaaatacattttgagCTTTTTGATTAGAATTATTACAGCCAAATAATACTAGTGGAGATAGTAAATTAGAATTTCCCATTGCATGTCATAGCATCTATAGACTTTTGgcctcataataactataataGGATGAAGATGTAGTTTGCAGCTTGCAGGTGTGGGGTCTGACACAGGATTTCCTGTGACAaacaggcagtgtgtgtttatgatttCAGATACCCCACTGTGTGGTGAATTGCCTATTGAAACTATTGAAAAACCTCCCAAAGTGGTAAATTCTCTGGTCGAGAgttctcattttatattttaattttgccaGTTACCTAATTCTCCAACTGATTTTGGAGTTCCACATAATTGCCACCAGAGCTACCCATCTCAGTCCTCCAAGCCATTGacctttatttaaattaaaggaTTTGTCTAAGCACTTAAACCACTTTCAATTATAGAAGTGATTTTCTGTGCATTGATCACGTGCTTTCAGTCTCACTTCTCTACttgtttaggtgttaaatcacttttttctgCAGCCCTACCTTCATGAAATGAAGTGTTAATTCAGAACCTCTTAGGATGAGTTTACGTAAGACCTCTGTATGTCTTGCTTTAGTATAAAGCAGCCTCGTGTGAGGTATGATGGCCTTGATTCAGTATTTGTGAATGAGCTTTTcacatgatttaatattttgttatgtttatatagtgtatatggttttgttttttatattgaaatattttgaaaaacattgtaaaactgtatccaaaaatattaagtaaCTTTAAATACGTTTCCAAAAATTGTAATGGAATCCAAAGTTAGATAAAGAGAGGAGAAATCAAAACTTTAAAATCTTCATTCTTGGTGAAGCACATTTTTGAACCTATTCCACCACAATGTGTTTTATTTGTATAAATTGTAAAGACCCAGTATTTGATAATGAGATAAAGCTACTTCCCATTGGCAAGTTGAGAAAAAAATTCAACCCTGGCAGTACAAAATCACCTGTGGCGAGTGTGCCATGGACCTCCCAGGCTTGCTGTGGTGTGGATTTTGTAGTTAATTTAATTGGACACTGCCCAGCACGAAGAAGGAAATTAGTGCAGGACAAAAAGGGTTTGGTTCAACTTTGCTGCAGAACTCAACAGAAGAGGTAGAATATTAGTGATGTAAGGAaagtggagatttttttttctttatgtgcgTTTAAGAACCTATTTTAGACCATGCTAGAGCTGGAGGGAGTTTTGTCATTCCCCCCCAGTAGTCATTAGTGACGGTACTGACTTTAGCATTTTATTGCATGAAGCATATTGATCTGTGTACTTGAGGACTGCAATGCGGCAGACGTATTTTTTTAGCAGATTTATGTGTTATATCTGACTCTCCAGGCAGACTACAGATAGAAGGGCTGCAGCTAATTCATTTATTCAATTTTAAATTATCTTAAAGAAACACCAGCCTGGAAATGAACCAACCCCATTTATGGGTAATAAGTTAAAACTGCAAAATTAAAGAATTGGTCTTTTTTGAGGATTTAAAAAGTTCTGCAGGTAAAACCTGCATAGGTTCCCAGGTATTAACCTTGCTCCTGCAAATGCCTCCACGATGAGGAAATGTGAGTGTCACTCACCAGCATGCTCAGTGCTACTCCAGTACATTTATATGGGAGCACTGATTGATACAATTACAGTCTGTCAATTCAAACTttgcaggttttgttttgttcatttaAATCCATTTCTAGGCTGCAGTGTCTCTTAAATAGTGTCATGAAACTCTATAATTTGTCTAAACATTCACAgggtttttactaaagtgagaattccaggtGAATTCAAAGAGGGTTTGAAAATGTAAGTTCAAATTAGCCGAACTGGATAAATTCCACTAAAGTccactatgctttcagtttggtgttaaatttgaaattcactttgaaatctcacgttggtgaataaccctgttaatgttttaatgcagTAATtgactctttttattttttttctctctaaagcATGCGTTGTCCTATATTCATTATATAGCGGAGAACACACTGTTGGTGGATTTTAGGCCAAAAACTCTGAATTGATAAAATTCTCCAAATTggttatgttttcagtttggctattctggCTCATAACGTTAAACAATGTTTGTAATTCCCAGAAATTAACACTTTAAGGAAAAACTGTTTTGGCTTAGATATAGTCAGGCTTATGCACAAAAGTGAAAATTTTTGGTAATTCAATTTCAACAGCATAGTTGCCTTTTAgagtttttccagtttggctattttggaccTAAAATTTgagattttcttttcatttaagtGAAAAGCCTGATAGTCATGTTCTCTACTTGTTGAATCTAGGACTGTTTTGTAAATGGTGCACATCTAGTGACATCTACTGTTGTATATTGTGAGTGCAGTGTTCGTATTGGGAATATTAAACTGCTCTTTCTTGCAAACATGGATTTATTTAAATGTCTCTCTATTTTAGTCTGCCCAGCCGGTTGGAAACCTGGGAACGACACAATCAAGCCAGACATCAAAGAAAGCAAAGAATATTTCTCCAAGCAAAAATAAAAGCCGAAAATGTTCGCAGTCTTAACTAGTTCTCACCTCGCCTGTCTATCTAGTGTTTAGGAGGAAGAAAAGGGTATTGGTGATCcattttcccaaaaccaagtgtTAGTTGTGCAAGTATTGCTGCTTAAAGATGGTCCCTTCTAAATGTGTGCCAGGGGTTGACGCACTTTGAGACCTTCAGTAAGATAGAAGtgatactgatttttttttttttgttactaaaTTTTGGGCATTGCTGCACAAGGGCACCCTTTTTTGTGTAGGAACATTCCTCTTGACCTTAACTACTTTTTCGAGTTTTGTAAAAATTAAAGTTCTAAGTGGTATAGAACATATTGTTagtgttattttttatattctaataCACCAAGTATGAGAGTGGAAGATGCATGGCTATACAGTACACCATACTATGCAATAACAATGTCTATCATGCAGACTGCAGTATATTGCCTCTCCGCAACTGGCCTTAGGCCTTCAAGTGCAAAATTTAGGAGTGATCACTCCAACATTTCTTAATTATGAATTACAAAAAAGGAATGTGACTAAAACATGTGAGTCAATCCTACTCCTTAAGGTGACAACCAACAGCTGGCTCACATAAGTCCCCTCACCATACACACCTTTTATCTTGTCACTGTCCCCCATGTGTCTCCCACCGTTAATTCTCCCCATTAATTGTAGCATTGTCAAGCAGAACTGTCACTTGTGAGACTTATTCATACACTGATACTACTAAACATTAGTGATGAGATGTACCTAATGtacacagactgatgttctaaacacatttattgtagtttaaaggaacactatagtgtcaggaatacaaatctatattCCTGACTTTAGTTTTAAGCTGTTTAGGTTTCTGGGCCCCCATGCCTGCATTTAAAAACTTAATTGTATTCCCCTTATTTCCAGGGCCTGCctatttggctgagatcatcagatttGACTATCTCCGCAAAtcccttaaaggcacactatatttacccagaccacttcagctcaatgaagtggtctgggtgccggatccccaaggtttttaacccttcagatgtaaacatagcagtttcagagaaactgctgtttacattgcagggctaatccagcctcttgtggctgtcttcctAAACAAAATTttctcctgacactatagtgatcctttaaaaaaaaaaaaaaaagctctgatatacacttacattactgggagtattattactgtggggctctgttatacacccggtcacattactgggagtattattgctgtgaagctctgttatacacacacacattactgggagtattattactgtggggct belongs to Pelobates fuscus isolate aPelFus1 chromosome 7, aPelFus1.pri, whole genome shotgun sequence and includes:
- the PRDX1 gene encoding peroxiredoxin-1 gives rise to the protein MSSGNAKIGKPAPDFKANAVMPDGQFKEVKLSDYKGKYVVFFFYPLDFTFVCPTEIIAFSDRVEDFRKLDCEVIAASVDSHFCHLAWTNTPRNDGGLGALQIPLVSDTLRTISTDYGVLKEDEGISYRGLFIIDSNGILRQITINDLPVGRSVDETLRLVQAFQHTDKYGEVCPAGWKPGNDTIKPDIKESKEYFSKQK